GGCGAAGTCGGAGGGAGAGCTGAGTGGGGGAATGTTGCCAGGGCCACAGGCTGTTCCAAACAttctccctgcctgcaggcactGCCCTTGCTGGGCTTCCACTTCCAGAAGGTGGGAAGGAAGCCGGAGCTGACACTCATGTGGGAGCCGGAGACACTGGAGCAGGAATCTGTGCCCCAGGTAAGACTCCCCAGCACAGGACAGGCTCACAACACCATAGGTCTGGCATGGAGGCTGAGTGCAACAGGTGGATCCTGTGGTCTCCACAGCGCCAGCTCTGGAACATAGGACTACCTCGCAGGCTGTCAGGTCCTGCtctccctctgtgtcccctccccagcaagcCTGATCTCAGCCTCAACCTCCTCTGCCATCCAGCCCCGCTCTATCTCATCGCTGCCCCTGCATCTGACCCCTCCACGGCCTTCAGACTCTGTCCTGCCTGCTGTGTGCCCTGCCTTCCAATTCAGTTTCCTCCAGGAATTGAATTAACATGCTGTTTACTTCCTTCTTCCAGATTATCAATTAAGATGTTAAGTAAGATCAGGCCTAAGGCAGCGCCTGTCTAGACCCTTCCCCCATCCTGGCATACCTTGCTCCCTCGGTGGCAAGGCCCTTCCTTCAGGTTTCCATCCCTGTGGCAGGGTTGAGACCCAATTAGGAGGAATTTTTTAAGTCAGACTTCCTGAGATGCAGTGTCAAATGATTTAACAGCATCTAGAGATCTCTCTCTTGTGTCCCTGTCATCTATTAACTTGGTAACTCAATCAAAGGCAGCAGTCACATTTGTCTGGCTTGATTAAGTGGTGCTTCTTTGCCAACTTTTGTCTGGCGTCGCTATAAAATCACAGCTGTGTTGACTCCTGcgatccctggctgctgcctgggcagggacaggagggatgaATCCCAGCTTCTTCCTGCACCGCCCCGGGGGCTCTGCGTTTAAACCCCATTTCCAACCAAGGCCAGTGCAACCCATCCTTGTCCACCTGGGGCTGGATGGAAAGGGGTCCTGACACAGGGCTGGCTGACCCCCCCAGCTGTATGATGCATATCCTGGGGAGCCCTTTCCTTCCCAGGGGAGGTGTTGCAGCCAGAACCGGCTGAGCTCCCCGGCTGCTGCAAGCGTTTCTgcacccctccctccctttgAAGCTGAGCGCTCCGTTCTCAGCTTGGCTCAGAGAAGCCCCTGGATGCGGCCCGAAGTGGCCTCAGTTCCTCCTTTCCTACAGGAGCGGATATCACTTACACCCTAGCAGGGACCCGCATGAAAAATGACGCCCCAGCATGAGCAGGGCCCATTTTGGTTAAGCAAACACTCGGCAGTAGAGGAAACTCCTCCACGAACCTTCCACACCTCCTAAGAAAACACCGGCGCACTCCCCTGGGAGCAGGCTCTGAGCTGTCCTCCCAGCCAGCAGATCCCCAAGTCGATAAACCTCCAGCCTTGGGATGAACCGGATCCCAGGGAGCCATGCTGAACCATGGGAAATGTCACCCAGACACCCCATGGCACCGAGTCCCCTCAGCTGCCCACCTGGTCCCAGCACTTGGCCTCCGCTTCCCGGTTTGGCTCAGCCTGGCCGGATAGCAGGAACGTCGGGGAAGGCTGTTTGTGGGAAGCCATGCAGGGGTCTGTGCTGACTGTCCCTGCCACGGAGGGGAGGTGTTGCCCCCACCTCTCCCCGAGCTCCAGGAGATGGCCAGGACCTCCGTGGGCATCACTCAGGGCTTGAGTATGAAGTGGATCTAAGACTTGAGGGTTTTGATGTGAAATTGTGCTGTTCCCCAGCGGTTCAGCAAAGGGATGGGGCTGGGTTGTAAGGGAGAGCCCTGATAATCCCCATTTGACTCCCTCAGatgtggggggctgccccatggccacTGCCCCCCATGCTCTTGCCAGTTGGGgcgggcaggcagctggtgctaGATAGCCAGCAGCCATCTGGGCAACCGTCTGCAAAAGGATTTCCCTGTGGTTTGCTCCTCACTGGCCACTTTGATACGTTTAAGTGTCAATGAGATTTTCCTGTTCTGAATGATTAATCTGGAGCGGCCGGCACTGGATGAGCTGGGAAGGATGTGACAAGGTTATGCCGGTGGCTCTGTGCCCGCTCCTCCTGTGGGCCAGCCCCGAGCAGATGGCCCCATTGAGCCCTGACGCAGCGCAGGGCTTGGGGACGGGCTCTGGCAAGCGAAGGTCCCAAATGCCTGGCTGTGGCCCCAGGGCAGCCTCTTCCCAGTGTCCCAGCCAGCCCGTTAACTGTGCCTCATGGATAGACCTGATCAATGCTTTACGCTTCTAATCCATACAATTGCTGGAAGAGATGGAGTCAGAGGACCGGGGAGGTAGTAGCAGTCACCAGTGCGTTTCTGAACGGGAGGGATTGATTTTCTGGGGTCTTTATTGCCGTGCGTCTCTCCATCATGCTCCCTTCACAGGTCTTCTCTCGCTGCAGGGATACGGGGGGGTCGTTCCCTCCTTGCAGGATGCTGAGAAAATGCTCAGCATCATGTGGAAACCCCTGCTCACCGCAGCTCACCATTGGCGCTTGGCCAAGTTGCTTCATTAAGGGATGATGTACGTTCTCCAGCTTGAAAAGGGAGGCAGGGCGGGCTTCAGGGGAGGTTGGGACCTGAAGCCGAGGGCCCAATCATGCACGCTCCTTCCTGGACTCTGTGGGGAACAAGACTGGGGCCTGATCAGGCTGGAATAAGTGAGGATGTTTTAGGAGGCTCATTTAGGTCGGTTTGGATTCCCTGCCTGGCTTCGCAGCCCCGTGGTGGTGCCCTTGAGGATGCTgcatccagccccagccccaggagcacccTGGGCCCCAGCAGAGCTATCTGAAGCCATCCCGCCCCATTCCTTGGCTCCCAATGGGTGCCgcagcagaggcagcaaaagCCAGCATGGCTCTAAGCAAATCCTGATGTGATGCCAAGCCACCTGAAAAACcctctttctctgtgtctttctctCCCTTGCTGAAGGTGATCACCATTTTCACGCTGGTGGAGGTCGTGCTGACATCGGACGGGGTCCCGCTCAAGTACAGCGCCCTGCTCAAGAGACCGAGCTCGGAGAAGTGAGCGCCCCGGGCTGTGCGTGCTCCCCGCTGCCCACACTTGCTCATCCCAGGCCCTGCACCGGCACCCGCCGGGGACGGAGGGGACCCACAaggagtttggggttttgagtTTTACAAATGATGCcattttgtttctgctctggaTTTTAACTCCGGCTGGGAGCGGGGCTCAGGGCTTGAGCCTGCCCCAAGCAGAGCATTTGGACTCTCGGATATTTTTAGcctgatgctgatttttttttttttaaggcagtggTGTCCGTCCCCAGCCCTCGGGTGGCTGTGGTGAGGGCCAAGTGCGGACACGTCTCCCCAGGAGCGGAGAGGGGCTGGCTCCACCATCCCAGGTGGGATGTGATGGGATGCGTCTGTGGGGCCGTGCAGGAGGGTTTCTTGCAGGGTTATGTGTCGTGTAATAAAAGCTGGGTCAGCAGCTGCGTGGGGGGCTTgtacaggttttgttttgtctccTCTGCATTCCACAGGCTGGGAATCCCAGCAATAACTCATCTCCCAGGCAGCCCCgtgccttcccctgcctgccgCTTCCCGGGCGTTGTGAAATCCAAGTGGCCTCTCTGCCTCCCCTGGCCGGGGAGTCACCAGGTGTTTGCTCCAGCCCCTCACCCTGCGCAGGGACCCTGCAGCCCCGTGTCCTTGCTTCTCCCTGCCGCTCAGGAGAGTGTCCAGCCCCTCACGGACTGACCAGCCCCTTTTGCAGCCTCCAGGCacctctgcctgtccccatgtcccccacccGTGCCCTGCCTCTGGGGACATGAGCTGCTCCAGCAGTCTCCACTTACCCCtacggggatggggcagccatgaGTGGTGGCTGGTGGAGGGATTGACGTCCACTGAGGAGTGGATGCGTCATGCCAGGCAAGGAGGGGGCCCTGCTTTGCTCTGCCTCATCAGTGGTGACAGATGTGGCCCTGGCATGGACACATCTGCCCTTTGCAGGAGCCAGGAGCTGGCTGAACCCGGGCTGCTCAGAATGGGGGATTGAGCCCTGGaatgggacagggctggggacaacgTGCTCCCCAGGAGCTGGCAAGCTGTGGAAGCCATCAGGGTCACCTGCAGTACCCAAGGGTTGTGCTGCTAGTGGTGTCCTTCCAGATGGCCTGGTGCAACCACATGTGGATGCCACCTTCGGATGTGGGAGAGGGTGGAAGCAGCCTGCTCCTCCCTGGGTCTCCTGCTCCTCACCGGGGGCTGGTGACACAGGGCTGTTCCCCACCCGCAGCAGGTACCTCACTGTGTGGGGGtgcgctggcacaggctgccccagggCCTGACAGGCAGCGTGGGACTGTGTCCCCTAGGAGAGGGGACCTGAGGACACTGACACCAAAGGCAAGATGTCCTCCCCCTACCTGGTTCGCCTCCTCGGGTTTGTCTCAGTGGAATTAGGTCTAATCCAGCACGGCCCAGCTCAACCTGTCTGCAAAAACAGCACTTTGCCCCGcgccctccctgctgctccccgacATCCCACAGGTGCCCCCATGGGAGCTGAGGGCCACCGGGTGCCATGGTCcccagagacgggctggaggTCTTCCCTCGCTGGTGGGGGGCAGGGatggccccggggcggggggctgggggcactgggagggcccTGGGCAGGGCTAGGAGATAGTCCCTGAATGTTATCAGCCCATCGGCTCACCTGCGGCGGGGCTCAGCCCTCTGGCGGGACAGGGAAGGGCCATAAAGGGCTGTCCCCTCGCCCTGGACACAAGCGGCATTCGGGATGGGAGCCAGCGTGGACAGCATGGGGCGGCCATTCTGCCCTAGAAcctgccttctcctctgcctcctcaccCAGCTCATCGCTGCAGCCTCAGGTGACAGGGGACTTGTGGGACAGGGTGGGTAGGAGCCCttattggggggcactggggctggTGCCACTtccctgggggtctctggggaccCTGTCACCTCCCCATGGGATACCAGCAAAGGCAAACCCTACCGGCCACCTCAGGGTGGTTTGAGAGCCCAGCCTTTGCATGGGTTTGTCTTAGCCCCCACCAAAGCAGgtcctgtccctgtgccccccaaccccacggCCCCCTCACCCCCTGGCAGTGGCTTTGGGTCAAGCAGCTTGATAGCCGTGGTTGCCCAGACATGGCATACTTGCCACAGGGTGCTGATGCTCGGGCACCTCATCCCCTCTGCCAAGAGGCATGAGGGAATTCCCTGCCAaactgtgcctcagtttacccctCTGCAGATATACCCTGGGCAATCCTGGGGTTGCCAAAGACCAGGCTGATGCCTGAagggctcccagcccctccgagGCCCCCACAGAGGGGACTCAGAGCAGCTAAATGTGCCTTGGGTGGAGATGCCTACCCTGATCCCTGCAGGGGTTgtccctggggaccctcagggtgCCCAATGCCCCCGCATGCCCCCGCCTCTGCTCTCGCCTCCAGACTCTGAGAAGACCCCGAGCTACTGGAACGAAGGGGCCAGGAGGAGTCTGGAGTTGGCCCTGGCATTGCAGCCAGCGGCACGGCGGGCCAAAAACATCATTCTCTTCATGGGTGATGGTGAGTCCCCTGGGTCCCAACCAGGCCCCGCAGCTCCACAGCAGCCAGGGGACATGGCTCATGGCTGGTGAGATGGGGCTCGTGCAGGtcccttcttccccagccagccccgggcaatgcctggggagggcaggactGTCCTGGTCCTGGCTCCTTGCCACCCCATAGCTCTACCGTGCCCGCAGGCATGGGGCTGCCTACCATGTCAGCAACTCGGATCTACAAGGGGCAGCTGGCCGGTGGCTCAGGCGAGGAGACCGTCTTGGCCATGGAGACCTTTCCCCACGTGGCCCTGGCCAAGGTGAGTGGGGCGGCACCAGGGCGGCCCTGCTGCCCTTGCCTGAAACCCCACTGATCCCCGCTTGCTTCCAGACCTACACCATCGACCGGCAGGTGCCCGACAGCGCTGGCACGGGCACAGCCTACCTCTGCGGGGTGAAGGCCAATGCCAAGACGCTGGGGCTGAGTGGGGCGGCCGTCTATGGCAAATGCCGCACCTCCTTTGGCAACGAGGTGGACTCCATCCTGCACCGGGCCAGGCTGGCGGGTACGGGGCAGCGGGCAACCCTGTTGGAGAGCCTGGCTTGGCATGGCCACCCCATGCCGTGCAGGGCTGGATGGGCTCCCTGTGAACCCTTGCCTGCGCTGCAGGAAAGTCGGTGGGCATCGTGACGACCACGCGGGTGCAGCACGCGTCTCCCGGGGCAGCCTATGCCCACTCGGCCAGCCGGAGCTGGTACGCCGACACCAACATGCCCAAGGAGGCGTTGCGGGATGGCTGCAAGGACATTGCCTACCAGCTGGTGCACAACACGGACATCAACGTGAGCCGGGGAGCGGGcatgggagggaggggacaccGGGGGCCTTGGGAGGGTCTGCTGAGCTCCCCGGCAGGTGATCCTGGGTGGCGGGCGGATGTACATGACTCCCAAGCGGACCCCGGACCCTGAGTACCCTGAGGACCCAGCTCAGAATGGCACCAGGAAGGACGGAGTGGACTTGATTGCTGAATGGCTGAGTGCCAAGCAGGTACTGTGCGGGGCGGAGGGGACGTGATGCCAGGCATGCGGCACATGCCGTTGGCACTGGCTCTGTTCTCGCTGGCAGGGCGCCCGCTACGTCTGGGACAAGAAGGGCCTGGACACGGTCGAGGATGATTCCGTGAGCCACCTGATGGGTAAGAGCACCACTGCCTGCACCACTGGcaatgcctcctcctcctccctgctctggggGTGCAGTAAGGGACACGAAGTGGCCCCAGTgtggacccccccccctcccgccccattCCCCCAGGTCTCTTTGAGCCCAAGGACATGAAGTATGAGCTGAACCGCAACGCCTCCACCGACCCTTCCATCGTGGAGATGACAGAAAAGGCCATTCGCATCCTGCGCAGGAACCCCAATGGCTTCTTCCTCTTCGTGGAAGATGAGTAGCCCCAGGCGGGCAgcgtggctggggctggggtgggaggcaggTCCTGGGAGCGGGTGGGCATCCCAGGGGACCAGGGAGAGGGTGACGGCCGCATTCCCCATGCAGGTGGCAAGATTGACCATGGCCACCACAGTGGCCGGGCCAAGCAGGCACTGATGGAAGCCGTCATGCTGGACCAGGCGGTGGCACGGGCAGGCGAGCTCACCTCCCCCTCTGACACCTTGACCGTGGTGACGGCCGATCACTCCCATGTCTTCACCTTTGGGGGCAACACTCTACGTGGCAACTCCATCTTGGGTGTGCCTCAGGGAGGGGCGGTGAGCGTCCCTGTTCCCACCTCCCCCTTTTGCTCCCACCTGGCCAagacagggagctggggagaggtaCCTGGATGGGACAGGGGGTGACAATGCTTATCCTTGCGCCAGGGCTGGCCCCCAAGAAAGCCAAGGACAAGCGAGCCTATACCAGCATCCTCTATGGCAATGGCCCTGGCTACAGCATCCGTGacggggcccgcccagccgccaGCCTCCCGGCCGCAGGTAGGAGCCTGctcggggtgggatggggacacagggtggctggggacagcatCCCATGGGCATGGCCACTGGGGCTGCACAGGGTCCCAGTGCCACCACGCAGCTCGGGAGTCACTTGGGCAGGAGACACCCCGACATCAGGGTGATGGGAgctgcccccccatccctgtgacGGGTAGGggagcctgctgcccccagccccatttctCCTGCCCCCCTGCAGAGGACAAGGACTACAGGCAGCAGGCAGCCGTGCCCCTGGAGTCGGAGACCCACAGCGGGGAGGACGTGGTGGTGCTGGCCCAGGGCCCCATGGCCCACCTCTTCCACGGGGTGCAGGAGCAGCACTATATCGCCCACGCCATGGCCTACGCCGCCTGCATCGAGCCCTACGCCACCGAGCCGGGGTGCGGGGCAGCCCGCAGGGCCTCCCATGGCACCCAgtgctccccacagcccctgctcGCCCTCCTGGCCCTCTGCGTGGCTGCCCACATGGTGGGGGGCTGAGAGCCCCCAGACAAGCCCTGCTTCAACCCAGGCTGCCTGGCTCCCCACGAGCTGCCCCCAGACGCCCCATCGAGGGTTTTGGCAGCCGGGTCCCCACTGTGCCCAGGATCAAAGGATGCAATAAAACACATGTTGTTCATCTCCATCTGCTGTGTGAGGGTTTGCAGTGGTGGTCGCCTCCTAAGACActgccccgtgcctcagtttccccaggtggTTGCAGCTCCTAGTTCCCCCCCACCGGAGGCACTGGGGTGAAGGAGGTGATGAAACGAGGGTGAGGCCGCTGAGGCCGTGTCCACCCCAGTTTTACCAGGCTGGGGCACAGTATGCAAGGGCTGGTACCTTCCCGGCAAAGGTTGAGCAAGAAGCGGCATTTTAGTCCGGACCAGTGGATTTATTGCTCAAGAAAGTGCTGGGCAAAGAGCAGGACTGCTCAGTCCATGAGTGACCCCCAGGTGCTCCCAATACCTCTGTTGCCCCAGGTCCGATGCTCAGCGCTGACGGTGGCTCCTGGGCCAGGGcattccccccctgcccagcaccaCAGCACCACAGCTGGGGTGGGCAACGACACGTGCCAGGCACTGCCCATCACCTCACCCCCTGCATCCGCGCCCCAAGCCTGCCCCAGCAGCAATAAGGTGGTGGTGTCAAGGAGGTGCCTgcagcccatccccgtggccttTGTGCCGGCTGCACGGCAGGACGCCAGGCTATCGGATGTGTGCTGAACCCCTCTGCACACCCCACAAGGGCTGGTCCTGGTCCAAAGTCCCTCCCCAGACCTGCTAGAGCTGCAGACGCTGTCAGCGGCGTTGGGCTACCGGATCTCACCATGCAACCCCTGGCACCCCTCACCCTCTGcctggggctctgggcaggacTCTGGGCAGGACTCAGCGCTGCTGTCATCCCAGGTGGGGAAAAGGATGGGGACGGGTGCCCGGCTGGTTGCagtgggtgcccagggaagcagggcacccagcaggGAACCAGCCTGGCTGGCCACAGGGAGGGCTCGGGGGTGGAGAAagggctgcccagctctgcaaGGGTTGATGGGGTTTATTCCATCTTCTGGGGACCTTGagacagttttcccttctgggtTCCTGTTTGCTtctgggctgggggggttggggaaaGCGCCTGTATCCTCCCCCCTCCATGGATGTGGCCCCATCACACCTGCCAGGTAGttccccccaccatgtccctttttgctgccccctccttccctgccccaggacCCACAGGCAGGGCGGTGGATGTAAGCCCATGTGGCCTTTCACCACCCCAAAGACCACCCTGATTCGCTTGGTCTGTGTCAGTGAAGGTCCCAGCATGGGGATGCGCAGGGAGCGGGTACCCCAGGGATGCGGGTACCCCAGGGATGCGGGTGCTGGTGATCTGGGACTGATGGGTGCTGCCCTGTCCCAGCGGAGGAAGAGAAGCCATCCTTCTGGAACaaccaggcagctgcagccatcGAGGCTTCCTACAATATCCAGCCCAGGATAAGCAAAGCCAAAAACCTCATCCTCTTCCTCGGCGATGGTGAGTCCCACTGGCACAcccagcaggcaggctggcatCACTGCTGCCCTACGGAGTtcggtgcaggcagggcacacaGTCCGGAGGGTGACCGGGACTCTGTCTTCACCCAGGCTTCGGGATCCCCACCATCACAGCCACTCGCATCCtaaaggggcagcagcaggggaagctGGGCCCTGAGACCCCCCTCGCCCTGGATGCTTTCCCCTATGTGGCTCTCTCCAAGGTAAATCCCTGCTACGCTGGGCACGGGGCCAGGGTGATGCTGGGCACGGGGCCAGGGTgatgcccatggggctgctggcacaGAAGCACCCTGGGGATGCGCGTATGAGTTGCACGGGTTCCCTGCCTGACCCACGCTTGCCCTCAGGCATGTGATCGCTCATGGCAAgaagtgctggggagggggcaacCCTCTGG
The sequence above is a segment of the Larus michahellis chromosome 6, bLarMic1.1, whole genome shotgun sequence genome. Coding sequences within it:
- the LOC141744704 gene encoding intestinal-type alkaline phosphatase-like, which gives rise to MSSPYLVRLLGFVSVELGLIQHGPAQPKTPSYWNEGARRSLELALALQPAARRAKNIILFMGDGMGLPTMSATRIYKGQLAGGSGEETVLAMETFPHVALAKTYTIDRQVPDSAGTGTAYLCGVKANAKTLGLSGAAVYGKCRTSFGNEVDSILHRARLAGKSVGIVTTTRVQHASPGAAYAHSASRSWYADTNMPKEALRDGCKDIAYQLVHNTDINVILGGGRMYMTPKRTPDPEYPEDPAQNGTRKDGVDLIAEWLSAKQGARYVWDKKGLDTVEDDSVSHLMGLFEPKDMKYELNRNASTDPSIVEMTEKAIRILRRNPNGFFLFVEGGKIDHGHHSGRAKQALMEAVMLDQAVARAGELTSPSDTLTVVTADHSHVFTFGGNTLRGNSILGLAPKKAKDKRAYTSILYGNGPGYSIRDGARPAASLPAAEDKDYRQQAAVPLESETHSGEDVVVLAQGPMAHLFHGVQEQHYIAHAMAYAACIEPYATEPGCGAARRASHGTQCSPQPLLALLALCVAAHMVGG